The proteins below come from a single Ostrinia nubilalis chromosome Z, ilOstNubi1.1, whole genome shotgun sequence genomic window:
- the LOC135086878 gene encoding uncharacterized protein LOC135086878 gives MATPKEFNPKFDPNTEAFQMRAQWKKVDICRKQWFERWSWLLDERKKALEESDKIRQEAASALHQVFTKTELVKSLKPVPVTSTGFIGWLASKPDCQLEIYTSWLSKIPRRLPDAWDDKDYLSPGQSLKAVE, from the exons ATGGCAACCCCAAAAGAGTTCAACCCCAAGTTCGACCCCAACACGGAGGCGTTCCAAATGCGAGCCCAGTGGAAGAAGGTGGACATCTGCCGCAAGCAGTGGTTCGAGCGGTGGAGCTGGCTACTGGACGAGAGGAA AAAAGCACTAGAAGAGTCCGACAAAATTCGTCAGGAAGCCGCGTCAGCTCTACATCAGGTGTTCACCAAAACAGAACTGGTCAAGTCTCTGAAGCCGGTGCCAGTCACGTCAACTGGCTTTATAGGATGGCTGGCTTCGAA GCCAGATTGCCAGTTGGAAATTTATACATCATGGCTTTCGAAAATACCCAGGCGACTACCTGATGCCTGGGATGATAAGGACTACCTTAGTCCAGGGCAATCATTGAAGGCTGTAGAGTGA